From the genome of Oncorhynchus gorbuscha isolate QuinsamMale2020 ecotype Even-year linkage group LG18, OgorEven_v1.0, whole genome shotgun sequence:
tggaacgacatttattggatatttcaaacttttttaacaaatcaaaaactgaaaaattgggcgtgcaaaattattcagcccctttactttcagtgcagcaaactctctccagaagttcagtgaggatctctgaatgatccaatgttgacctaaatgactaatgatgataaatacaatccacctgtgtgtaatcaagtctctgtataaatgcacctgcactgtgatagtctcagatgtccgttaaaagcgcagagagcatcatgaagaacaaggaacacaccaggcaggtccgagatactattgtgaagaagtttaaagccggatttggatacaaaaagatttcccaagctttaaacatcccaaggagcactgtgcaagtgataatattgaaatggaaggagtatcagaccactgcaaatctaccaagacctggccgtccctctaaactttcagctcatacaaggagaagactgatcagagatgcagccaagaggcccatgatcactctggatgaactgcagagatctacagctgaggtgggagactctgtccataggacaacaatcagtcgtatattgcacaaatctggcctttatggaagagtggcaagaagaaagccatttcttaaaaatAACCATAAAAAGTggcatttaaagtttgccacaagccacctgggagacacaccaaacatgtggaagaaggtgctctggtcagatgaaaccaaaattgaactttttggcaatgcaaaacgttatgtttggcataaaagcaacacagctcatcaccctgaacacaccatccccactgtcaaacatggtggtggtggcagcatcatggtttgggcctgctttacttcagcagggacagggaagatggttagaattgatgggtagatggatggagccaaatacaggaccattctggaagaaaacctgatggagtctgcaaaagacctgagactgggacagagatttgtcttccaacaagacaatgatacaaaacataaagcaaaatctacaatggaatggttcaaaaataaacatatccaggtgttagaatggccaagtcaaagtccagacctgaatccagtcgagaatctgtggaaagaactgaaaactgctgttcacaaatgctctccattcaacctcactgagctcgagctgttttgcaaggaggaatgggaaaaaatttcagtctctcgatgtgcaaaaccgatagagacataccccaagcgacttacagctgtaatcgcagcaaaaggtggcgctacaaagtattaacttaagggggctgaataattttgcacgcccaatttttcagtttttgatttgttaaaaaagtttgaaatatccaataaatgtcgttccacttcatgattgtgtcccacttattgttgattcttcacaaaaaaatacagttttatatctttatgtttgaagcctgaaatgtggcaaaaggtcgcaaggttcaagggggccgaatactttcgcaaggcactgtatgttgtcATAACCTGACATAAAACATAATGACAACTTATAACATTGGATCTGTCATACTATTGAGAGTGAGGACCTCTTCATGATGCAGTTACAGGTGTTACCCACCGCGACATGCATTACATTTATCTGTAACAGAAGACCCACAAGGCACATTCACCCCCCATCCCACCCGCCAGGGCCCCCAATTTTCAAGCAACTCCGGAATTTACAATTTCTCTTTTCAATGTTTTCAAAAAAGGTTGCGTCTGCGGTAAAGAAAGTAATTAGTGAAAGAAGAATAATAAGGATAATAATGAAGAATAAATCATCTTTACAGGTGTTTTATCATTTTTACCCACCAAAGCATTTACTTTGGTTTGTCGCCCGATCCACAAACACTTTGGAGGAGATGACATTACCGAAAGGCAGGAACATCTGCATCAGCTCGCCATCCCCAAACTCCTGAGGGAGGTGGTAGATGAACAGGTTACAGCCCTCCGgccctgcacagagagagaggagagggggtggagagaggaggggaggggaagggtggGATGGGGGAAGAGAaatgagtgggagagagggaggggtgggagggtatggggagagattgagagaggggtaggaggagagggaaggggtagagagggagagaatgagagatgaaaGGGGTCGGAACGAGGTGGAAGAACGGGACAGGGTGGGacagggagagtgggggagagagagtgtgtgtggtgtgaaagCAAAGGAGTGAAAAAGTGGTGGTATAGAGGGGGAAGGCAAGAGAGAAACAAAAGGAAGGAAGAGTTTTCGGACCAACCAACATGATGAAGGAACTGAACTGATACACAACATCTGAGATCAGAAAGAATATGTAGAACAATTTCTGATCTCAGATGAtggctgtgtctcaaatggcaacccattccctatacagtgcactacttttgaccagggcactactttgtcccatagggctctggtcaaaagttgtgcactgtgaagggaatagtgtgacatttgggatgcatttATAATGCCCATACATTTCATCTACACTCCACAGGGGGGAGCCAGAGTCCCAAGCCTGAGTCATCAAGCACACAGGTCAATGAGTTCTCCCTCCACGGGCTGATTCTAGCCAGTCTACCGGTGTGCTTCTCTGTCTCACTTGTTTTCTCTGGCTTTCTTCCAGGGCAAAAATGAACTGTTAAATGCAGTGGGTGGCTGTCCCATTGCCTCTGAATATAGAACACTGTCTATTTCCCAACGAATCTACATGTTGAATCACCACCAGCAGGTGATCTACTGCAGACGTCCGACATTCGAGTTATGGTATGTCCTTTCCTAGGTGATGACTGCTCTTCACATCAGTGTGGATGAAGGAAAGAACACAAGGAAAGGAAGCTATTGAGGTGCACACCTCATATAAAATTGAGGCAGATTGGCATGGAAATGCAGGTATGTCAGGCAATGCTTATTAACACACTATGAAAGACTGGTCATTTGCTAGCAATGTACGAGCCTGGAGACAAGCAAAACATACCATCCACTTTAACACAGAATTCTATACGATTGGTATAGGCCAGGGCTGGCGTATGTGTGTGTACGCCTCAccttctctctgttgttgtgggATGATGGGAGGAGGCTGGGGAAAGGCCTGGCTGATCTGGCCATATGCAGCAGGGTAGGCtgctaagacacacacacaagcagatcAGATAACACTCAAAGGCTGGAGAGCGCgtgcacacacacctacacccacTCTCACTCTATGCACAgaaatatgtacacacacacaccaattgattAAATAACAGGCTCAGACACCTACATATCACATTATGtatgtacgcacgcacgcacacacacataccatgtGAAACTGACAGACCTGCATACTGCTGGACTCCTGTGTAAGCCTGCTGTAAGTGGTCTGCTGCAGTGGGACTCTGAGCtgttgagtcagagagagagagaggaagagagagagaggcggtgaagaaagtgagaaatagagagagaggacgagaagagCAGGAAAAAAACAGTAAGGATGGGAAGAGGCAATAAAAAAGGAGGGAAatagacagggggagagatataaagtggttagagagagactaAGAATACTAGTAAAACGAGGAATTTGAACTCCTCCCGTCTCTCACCATGTCCCCTCGAACGACTGAGCAAAAAGGACGGCGTCTGAGACTGACTacatttctacacacacacacgcacgcacgcacgcactcacacacacacacacacacacacacacacacacacacacacacacacacacacacacacacacacacacacacacacacacacacacacacacacacacacacacacacacacacacacacacacacacacacacacacacacacacacacacacacacacaccagtttgaATGGGCAGATTGAGCACTGAAGCACACCAAGGATAATGTAGATCCACCACCTCCACACAAAACTCCTGGCTTTCCTCTCCCAAAACCACAGGCATTACAGCACATCCCTGTGTGGTGCACATTTTTGGACCAAACAACATTACAGATACAGTACACAGAGACTTGGAAACATTACAGCTAAATAATAACCAACACCAATACCATGctactacacacaccacacactcgtCACAACCAAGCTGTCACACACATGCATGgaaacacacacccacatttCCATCATGAAGCaccacacatataaacacacacacacacacacaatcattatACAGCACACATGCgcaaacacactctcacacacataccacactaccatcaccaccaaaaCCATATGACCACACCGACCAATTAACACTAAGACTTAACAGGATCGTTCTGATTGAAAGAATTGGGggaagggcaggcagaatgggtACCATTCTGATagaaagaaaggggagaggacgggggtaatgggtaccttcagagagagaagagaggaagcagCCACCCTGAACCCCAAAACAACTCCGATGAGCCAAGCTGTTTTTCTCAGAGTCCTCTCTAAAAACCACCTCCTGCAACACTGGAAAGAGATTGGAGAAAGAAGCATTTCCTCCCCTCTTCACAAACCCAAGGAAGTCGACACACGTACTGGCTAACATTGGAATATGACACAAGTGCATACTATACATAAGCAACCTTTTATAGTTTATAACCTTTTCTAAACACCTTTCTTACCATTCATAACACAGCTGTTTGTTTAATTGTCATTTTTCAAGACCCGTCGACTACACAGACAAGTTTTTCTACAGAGCCAGCCCTCCTGACAAGAATCCATCGTCAAGCCCATCTGAAAGGATGGGGAGTAATTGGAGCAAAATGGACCTCCTGCACAAATTACCCTCAGTCTCAGATTTGCTCCAAAGTCACATCTTCTTTACACGTTACAATGGCCTTTGGGGACTCAGGTCTATTAGAACTTACCTGGTGTTCTACCCAGACTCATATTTATCAATGTTACATTAAATGAGTAAAATTGGGGAATATATTATGAAACATATATGATATACTGTCGTCTCTGGATCTACCAGCATACTATCCTGCATCCTACTGCTGGCTTGCctttgaagctaagcagggttggcccCTGGATGgtagaccagatgctgctggaagtggtgttggagggccaataggaggcactctttcctctgatctaaaataataatataatatacagtggggagaacaagtatttgatacgctGCTGattttttgcaggttttcctacttacaaagcatgtagaggtctgtaattttttatcataggtacacttcaactgtgagatacggaatctaaaacaaaagtccagaaaatcacattgtatgatttttaagtaattaatttgcattttattgcatgacataagtatttgatcacctaccaaccagcaAGAATTTtggttctcacagacctgttagtttttctttaagaagccctcctgttctccactcattacctgtattagctgcacctgtttgaacttgttacctgtataaaagacacctgtccacacactcaatcaaacggactccaacctctccacaatggccaagcccagagagctgtgtaaggacatcagggataaaattgtagatctgcagaaggctgggatgggctacaggacaataggcaagcagcttggtgagaaggcaacaactgttggcacaattattagaaaattgaAGTTCAAGgtgatggtcaatcaccctcggtctgaggctccatgcaagatctcacctcgtggggcatcaatgatcatgaggaaggtgagggatcagcccagaactacacggcaggacctggtcaatgacctgaagagagctgggaccacagtctcaaagaaaaccattagtaacacactacgccgtcatggattaaaatcctgcaggtccccctgctcaagccagcgcatgtccaggcccgtctgaagtttgccaatgaccatctggatgatccagaggaggaatgggagaaggtcatgtggtctgatgagacaaaaatagagctttttggtcaaAACTCCACTCgcagtgtttggaggaagaagaaggatgagtacaaccccaagaacaccatcccaaccgtgaagcatggaggtggaaacatcattctttggggatgcttttctgcaaaggggacaggatgactgcaccgtattgaggggaggatggatggggccatgtatcgtgagatcttggccaacaacctccttccctcagtaagatcATTGATGCATGACAacaacctgaaacacacagctggggcaactaaggagtggctccgtaagaagcatctcaaggtcctggagtggcctagccagtctccagacctgaacccaatagaaaatctttggagggagttgaaagtgcgtattgcccagcgacagccctgaaacctgaaggatctggagaaggtctgtttggaggagtgggccaaaatccctgctgcagtgtgtgcaaacctggtcaagaagtacaggaaacgtatgatctctgtaattgcaaacaaaggtttctgtaccaaatattaagttatgcttttctgatgtatcaaatacttatgtcatgcaataaaatgcaaatgaattacttatcacatataatgtgattttctggatttttgttttagattccatctctcacagttgaagtgtacctatgataacaattacagacctctatatgctttgtaagtaggaaaacttgcaaaatcggcagtgtatcaaatacttgttctccccactgtatatcccaATGCACCAGGGCAGTAAATTAGGGACATTGCCCTCtgtagggtgccatctttcaTCTGAGATGTTaaactggtgtcctgactctctgtggtcactaacgATTCCATGGCACTTATAGTAAGAGTAggagtgttaaccctggtgtcctggctaaattcccaatctggccctcataccatcatggccacctaatcatccctagTTTTAGCTaattcatctcctctcccctgtaactattccccaggttgttgctataaatgagaatgtgttgtcAGTCAGCTTAACTGGTAAAAAGGAACATGAAAACAATTCCATCCATCTACTGTATGTAGATCATTGGGTGTACTCTGTGTGCCTTATGGCGAGTGTGTTTCACGCaggtagtgagtgtgtgttatattgtctctatatatCCTTAAGCAAGTGTATGTTGTGCTGAATCCAGAGCAGACTAGGTGAACAGTCTGCTGATGTACCCttgtgcaaggcacttaaccctaattgctcctgtaaagttgctttggataagagcgtcttctAAATGACTAATATGTGTGGTTGTGGGAGGCTCACCAGGATAGGGGTGTATCCCGTTGGTGTACACAGCTTCGGCAGGGGGCTGCCCGTTAGCCTGAGGGGGTGGCATTCCATTGAAACCATTCACACTGATGGGCGAGGGGATACTGGTCACCGTGGGGCCGCTGATACCAGGGGGGGTACTGCCACCTGGCAGATAGCGAtgtcgaaagagagagagagatgagcaggTGACATTGCTCGTTGTCAGGCCAGTTAACTGGCAGAGTTTGGTCTGACAACTGAGGGTGTTTTATACTGACAACTGAGGGAGATTTATCTTACAACTAAGTCCAGGACCCCACCCAAGCTGATAATGTCCTAACATGGTTGCCTTACATGTGGAGAAGTTGAACCCTTGAATGCTGCCCTCACCTGAGGTGGGGGTCATGTGCCCTCCTGGGAGTCCGTTGATGGTGGCCATGTGCTGCATCTGTGCGGCGGCGAAGGCTGCCATAGGGCTGAGGTAGCCCCCCTGCCCTACTGACGCCATCAAcgctgcctgctgctgctgcacctgcatggggggagagggagccaggggaaaggggagagtgagaaagagagtgtaaCTTTATTTTGTCAAGTTTTGTCTGCACTGTTTTTGTGCTTCAGCTCATACCctactttgtatgtgtgtgtgtgtgtgtgtgtgtgtgtgtgtgtgtgtgtgtgtgtgtgtgtgtgtgtgtgtgtgtgtgtgtgtgtgtgtgtgtgtgtgtgtgtgtgtgtgtgtgtgtgtgtgtgtgtgtgtgtgtgtgtgtgttctacctgtgCGTAGGCCCCGTAGGCCCCAAACTGCAGGGCCATGGGGTTGAAGATGCCCATCTGACCAGCCATCTGCTGCATGCGCCGGATGGTGCGCTCCTTATCCGTGTCGGCAAACTTCACCACCAGACTTGAGGACgcaccctgccacacacacacacacacacacacacacacacacacacacacacacacacacacacacacacacacacacacacacacacacacacacacacacacacacacacacacacacacacacacacacacacacacacacacacacacacacacacacacacacacacacacacacacacagagcgagagagacgaggAGTACATGTGTtaacacatacaaacatacactaCCAAGGACACACACTAGCTGATACACTCACCATATTGAATACTGAACTCACAGGCATTGTCTGGCTGCCGTGTAGCGCACTGATAGCTGCCTGAGCTTCAGCGTGAGAGGAATACTTTACGAACGcacaacctgagagagagagagaagcagagagagacagggcagagagggagagagaaacacacagagagagataaacagaggaaaacagagagagtgaggagagagagagaaaaggcaaTCAGTCAGACAGTCTGTCACTATCCACATAATTTAAACCCTCTTCCATAAGGAGTTGACTGATGAAGCCCAACGATAATTATTTCACTTACAGTACTATCGATAAAACTCAGTGATGAATCTGAATGATCAAGCTCAGTGATTATTGGGCGTCCCCATCGTTCCCATTCAACTCAGACAGAGTTCCCTGATGAGGCTTATTGATGAATGTGAATGATAAAGCGTACAGTATTCATTGGGCTTAGTTGCAATGAAGCATATTGATTAGTGTAAGACCGCTGATGAACAACATGAAGTAAAGCAATGAAGCGGCACTGACCAACCTAATGAGGTTTACCACTAAAGCCTGCCAATGAAGAGCACTGATGAAGGGTGTAAGGTGAAGTTacccctagacgctgatcttggTTCAGTTTAGTATTGGTGCATTGGTACcttggtgcattggtaccgcttgccgtgtggtaacagagagaactgtctatgacttgggtggctagagtctttgacaTTTTTAGTGCCTTCatctaacaccgcctggtatagaggtcctggatggcagggacctcggccccagtgatgtactgggccatacgtaGTAACATCTGTAGCGTCTTGCGGTTGGATGCCAAGCATGTGcaataccaggtggtgatgcagccagtgaaaatgctctcaatggtgcagctgtaaacctatttgaggatttgagggcctATGCaaaaatcttttcagcctcctgagggggaagaggtgttgtcgtgccctcttcacgactgcgttggcgtgtgtggaccatgatataTCCTTAGTGTCACAAGTTACGGATTAAATTGAATATAAGAAACAACTGCAGCTATCACAAACAGTGTTGTTGACCAGAGTCTTAAAAACAGGCAAGGACACTAACTCCCCTAACTTTAATATCTTTTGAATGGGAAAAATATTGTTTCCCCATCTCAGTTCTAGCCTTAGGTACAGACAAGGACAGCAGCGACTGTGAACGAAGACTGTATTGAGTGACTGATCTGGTCAGTAAGGAACAGAGATACAAAAGGAGTTGTCCCATCAGTGCTTTGTACACAAAACGTGTACCAGTGCTTTAGCCTCCTGTTGGAGAGAGAAGTCCATTGCACAGTGATGTGTAAGTGATCTAGCATTTGTAATAAATCTTAAAACACCATGTTTCCGGAGTTTGTAAGGTATTTGCTGAGGCCTGCATAGACAATATCACCATAATCCAGCACTGATTAAAAAAACTCTGGTGATTTGAACAAGATCCTTTCTGACTTACATTGAAAAGTGAGATTTGTTCCAAAAATATAATCCCAATTTCAAATTCAGTTTCTGAGTAAAATTATTATTGTGCTGTTTAGAATTCAGCTTTTCATCTAACCAAATCACAAGATGTTGTAGGTGGTGACCCTATCAATTTGCTGGCCTTTTATAGTTCAAATCTGCAAGTGACTCCATCTGTTTACTTTCAGGGAAGAGAAAGCCATACATTTTGTTTTCCTTGCATTAAGCACAAGTTTCAATTCGAATAGCTGCCTTTTTTCGtgttatccaattgttagtagttaatatattgtctcatcgctacaactcctgcgatgcagtgccttagaccactgcgcctccCGGAATGCTGAATAGCTGCCTTTTGAATAACATCAAAAGCCAACTGTATGTCTTGAAAAGTCTTctcaattttacatttacatttacatttaagtcatttagcagacgctcttagatGCTCTAGAATAAATAATTTTGTCATCGGCATACAGATGGGGATTTGCAGGGTCAACAGACTTCCCTATGTCATGTATATACAGTGTAAAAAGGATCGCACCTAAAATTGAGCCCTGGGGAACTCCTTTTGTAAGCCTTCGAAACTCAGATTTCATACCCATCTGTGCTACATACTGTGTTCTGTTAGAAAGGTCGTTTTGGAACCAATCCACTGCATCAACACTTAAACCAAcctgttctggcaccacactgtcaggtctctgatctccaccctataggctgtctcatcatcatcTGCGATCAGTTCTGCCACCGtcatgtcgtcagcaaacttaatgatgcttCTGCAGTCATGCGTGGcaatgcagtcatgggtgaacagggagtacaggaagggactaagcatgcacccctgaagggcccccgtgttgaaggtcagtgtggcagatgtgttgatgCCTCCCCTCACaaactgggggcggcccgtcaggaagtccaggatccatttatagagggaggtgttcagtctcagggtccttagcttagtaatgagcttggaggacacaatggtgttgaacgctgagctccagtcaatgaacaccattctcacataggtattcatcttgtccagctgagagatggcagtgtggagtgcaatagagatggcatcatctgtggatctgttgggtctgtatgcaaattggagtgggtccaggatgtctgggatgatggtgttgatgtgagccatgaccagcctttcaaagtatttCCTGGCTACAGATGTGACTGCTACGGGTAATAGTTGTTTACACAGGTTACCTATGGTGGTCTGCTCGAAACATGTAGATATTGAAcatttcagtgaagacacttgccagctggtcagcataTGCTTTGAGTAcgcgtctggccctgcagccttgtgaatgttaacctgtttaaaggtcttactcacggttcagtgttacttgccttgaagcaagcatagaaggcgtttagctcatctggaaggctcgcgtcactgggcagctcatggctttgtttccctttgtaatctaaGATAGTTTGCAAATCCTGCCAcgtccgacgagcgtcagagccggctTAGTAGGTTTCGATCTCAATCCTgcattgatgctttgcctgtttcatGGCTCATCAGAGGTCGTagcgagatttcttataagcgtccagattGGCGCctcactccttgaaagtggcaactctggttgggatatgtatgtacggtcactgtggggacgatgtcgtcaatgcacttataaatgaagccggtgactgatgtggtaaactgcTCAATGCAATGTGGTAAACTGCTCAATGCAATCGGATGagtcccagaacatattccattcCTTGCCAGCAAAAcggtcctgtagtttagcatctgcttcatcggaccacttccgtattgagcgcgtcactggtacttcctgcttgagtttttgcttgtaagcatgaATCAGCAGGATAGAGTaatgatcagatttgccaaaagtagggcgagggagagctttgtatgcatttctgtgtgtgggGTAAAGGTAATCTAGAGTTTTGTctcctctagttgcacaggtgataTGCTGGTAGAAATGGCGTAAGACGGA
Proteins encoded in this window:
- the LOC124004301 gene encoding CUGBP Elav-like family member 4 isoform X11; the protein is MATLTNGQVDGTNGLVNGLSHSPAGCGGTIPMKDHDAIKLFIGQIPRNLDEKDLRPLFEEFGKIYELTVLKDRFTGMHKGCAFLTYCARESALKAQNALHEQKTLPGMNRPIQVKPADSESRGEDRKLFVGMLNKQQSEDDVRRLFESFGSIEECTILRGPDGNSKGCAFVKYSSHAEAQAAISALHGSQTMPVSSVFNMGASSSLVVKFADTDKERTIRRMQQMAGQMGIFNPMALQFGAYGAYAQVQQQQAALMASVGQGGYLSPMAAFAAAQMQHMATINGLPGGHMTPTSGGSTPPGISGPTVTSIPSPISVNGFNGMPPPQANGQPPAEAVYTNGIHPYPAQSPTAADHLQQAYTGVQQYAAYPAAYGQISQAFPQPPPIIPQQQREGPEGCNLFIYHLPQEFGDGELMQMFLPFGNVISSKVFVDRATNQSKCFGFVSFDNPGSAHAAIQSMNGFQIGMKRLKVQLKRPKDANRPY
- the LOC124004301 gene encoding CUGBP Elav-like family member 4 isoform X3 — translated: MATLTNGQVDGTNGLVNGLSHSPAGCGGTIPMKDHDAIKLFIGQIPRNLDEKDLRPLFEEFGKIYELTVLKDRFTGMHKGCAFLTYCARESALKAQNALHEQKTLPGMNRPIQVKPADSESRGEDRKLFVGMLNKQQSEDDVRRLFESFGSIEECTILRGPDGNSKGCAFVKYSSHAEAQAAISALHGSQTMPVSSVFNMGASSSLVVKFADTDKERTIRRMQQMAGQMGIFNPMALQFGAYGAYAQVQQQQAALMASVGQGGYLSPMAAFAAAQMQHMATINGLPGGHMTPTSGGSTPPGISGPTVTSIPSPISVNGFNGMPPPQANGQPPAEAVYTNGIHPYPVLQEVVFREDSEKNSLAHRSCFGVQGGCFLSSLSEAQSPTAADHLQQAYTGVQQYAGLSVSHAYPAAYGQISQAFPQPPPIIPQQQREGPEGCNLFIYHLPQEFGDGELMQMFLPFGNVISSKVFVDRATNQRFVSFDNPGSAHAAIQSMNGFQIGMKRLKVQLKRPKDANRPY
- the LOC124004301 gene encoding CUGBP Elav-like family member 4 isoform X5, whose product is MATLTNGQVDGTNGLVNGLSHSPAGCGGTIPMKDHDAIKLFIGQIPRNLDEKDLRPLFEEFGKIYELTVLKDRFTGMHKGCAFLTYCARESALKAQNALHEQKTLPGMNRPIQVKPADSESRGEDRKLFVGMLNKQQSEDDVRRLFESFGSIEECTILRGPDGNSKGCAFVKYSSHAEAQAAISALHGSQTMPVSSVFNMGASSSLVVKFADTDKERTIRRMQQMAGQMGIFNPMALQFGAYGAYAQVQQQQAALMASVGQGGYLSPMAAFAAAQMQHMATINGLPGGHMTPTSGGSTPPGISGPTVTSIPSPISVNGFNGMPPPQANGQPPAEAVYTNGIHPYPVLQEVVFREDSEKNSLAHRSCFGVQGGCFLSSLSEAQSPTAADHLQQAYTGVQQYAAYPAAYGQISQAFPQPPPIIPQQQREGPEGCNLFIYHLPQEFGDGELMQMFLPFGNVISSKVFVDRATNQSKCFGFVSFDNPGSAHAAIQSMNGFQIGMKRLKVQLKRPKDANRPY
- the LOC124004301 gene encoding CUGBP Elav-like family member 4 isoform X4 gives rise to the protein MATLTNGQVDGTNGLVNGLSHSPAGCGGTIPMKDHDAIKLFIGQIPRNLDEKDLRPLFEEFGKIYELTVLKDRFTGMHKGCAFLTYCARESALKAQNALHEQKTLPGMNRPIQVKPADSESRGEDRKLFVGMLNKQQSEDDVRRLFESFGSIEECTILRGPDGNSKGCAFVKYSSHAEAQAAISALHGSQTMPVSSVFNMGASSSLVVKFADTDKERTIRRMQQMAGQMGIFNPMALQFGAYGAYAQVQQQQAALMASVGQGGYLSPMAAFAAAQMQHMATINGLPGGHMTPTSGGSTPPGISGPTVTSIPSPISVNGFNGMPPPQANGQPPAEAVYTNGIHPYPVLQEVVFREDSEKNSLAHRSCFGVQGGCFLSSLSEAQSPTAADHLQQAYTGVQQYAAAYPAAYGQISQAFPQPPPIIPQQQREGPEGCNLFIYHLPQEFGDGELMQMFLPFGNVISSKVFVDRATNQSKCFGFVSFDNPGSAHAAIQSMNGFQIGMKRLKVQLKRPKDANRPY
- the LOC124004301 gene encoding CUGBP Elav-like family member 4 isoform X9; amino-acid sequence: MATLTNGQVDGTNGLVNGLSHSPAGCGGTIPMKDHDAIKLFIGQIPRNLDEKDLRPLFEEFGKIYELTVLKDRFTGMHKGCAFLTYCARESALKAQNALHEQKTLPGMNRPIQVKPADSESRGEDRKLFVGMLNKQQSEDDVRRLFESFGSIEECTILRGPDGNSKGCAFVKYSSHAEAQAAISALHGSQTMPVSSVFNMGASSSLVVKFADTDKERTIRRMQQMAGQMGIFNPMALQFGAYGAYAQVQQQQAALMASVGQGGYLSPMAAFAAAQMQHMATINGLPGGHMTPTSGGSTPPGISGPTVTSIPSPISVNGFNGMPPPQANGQPPAEAVYTNGIHPYPVLQEVVFREDSEKNSLAHRSCFGVQGGCFLSSLSEAQSPTAADHLQQAYTGVQQYAGLSVSHAYPAAYGQISQAFPQPPPIIPQQQREGPEGCNLFIYHLPQEFGDGELMQMFLPFGFVSFDNPGSAHAAIQSMNGFQIGMKRLKVQLKRPKDANRPY